A part of Podarcis raffonei isolate rPodRaf1 chromosome 12, rPodRaf1.pri, whole genome shotgun sequence genomic DNA contains:
- the SHH gene encoding sonic hedgehog protein, with protein sequence MLLLRRIGLLLVFVGALLLSCGLACGPGRGFGKRRHPKKLTPLAYKQFIPNVAEKTLGASGRYEGKISRNSERFKELTPNYNPDIIFKDEENTGADRLMTQRCKDKLNALAISVMNQWPGVKLRVTEGWDEDGHHSEESLHYEGRAVDITTSDRDRSKYGMLARLAVEAGFDWVYYESKAHIHCSVKAENSVAAKSGGCFPGSAWVNLEQGGTKLVKDLHPGDRVLAADVQGQLLYSEFLAFLDQEEPPVRKLFYVIETRRPRARLLLTAAHLLFVAPPQNHSKPQPVFASRVQPGQRVYVLGKGSQTLLQAEVRSVSLREEALGAYAPLTAQGTILINQVLASCYAVIEEHSWAHWAFAPFRVTHALLAMLYPSGLSSPVLFPTAALDDAPAGVHWYSRLLYHIGRWVLDSEMIHPLGMAS encoded by the exons ATGCTGCTCTTGCGGAGAATTGGTCTCCTGCTGGTCTTCGTGGGCGCTCTGCTGCTCTCCTGCGGGCTGGCTTGTGGACCGGGCAGGGGCTTCGGCAAGAGGCGGCACCCGAAGAAGCTGACCCCTTTAGCCTACAAGCAGTTCATTCCCAACGTGGCAGAGAAGACGCTGGGCGCCAGTGGAAGGTACGAAGGCAAGATCAGCCGCAACTCGGAGCGCTTTAAAGAGCTCACCCCCAATTACAACcctgacattatttttaaggatgAAGAGAACACGGGAGCCGACAGGCTGATGACACAg CGCTGCAAGGATAAGCTGAACGCCTTGGCGATCTCGGTGATGAACCAGTGGCCTGGCGTGAAGCTGCGCGTGACCGAGGGCTGGGACGAGGACGGCCACCACTCGGAGGAGTCGCTGCACTACGAGGGCCGCGCCGTGGACATCACTACCTCGGATCGGGACCGCAGCAAGTATGGCATGCTGGCGCGCCTGGCCGTCGAGGCCGGCTTCGACTGGGTGTACTACGAGTCCAAGGCGCACATCCACTGCTCGGTCAAGGCCG AGAACTCAGTGGCGGCCAAATCGGGCGGTTGCTTCCCTGGATCAGCCTGGGTGAACCTGGAGCAAGGGGGCACCAAGCTGGTGAAGGACCTCCACCCTGGAGACCGGGTCCTGGCGGCCGACGTGCAAGGGCAGCTGCTCTACAGCGAGTTCCTCGCCTTCCTGGACCAGGAGGAGCCTCCCGTCCGCAAGCTTTTCTACGTGATCGAGACCCGGCGGCCCCGGGCGCGCCTCTTGCTCACGGCGGCTCACTTGCTTTTTGTGGCCCCGCCGCAGAACCACTCCAAGCCCCAACCTGTCTTCGCCAGCCGCGTTCAGCCGGGTCAACGCGTCTACGTGCTGGGCAAAGGGAGCCAGACACTGTTGCAGGCCGAGGTGCGCAGCGTGTCCCTGCGGGAAGAGGCCTTGGGTGCCTACGCCCCGCTCACTGCTCAGGGCACTATCCTCATCAACCAGGTGCTGGCATCGTGCTATGCGGTCATTGAGGAGCACAGCTGGGCCCACTGGGCATTTGCCCCTTTCCGAGTCACTCACGCTCTCCTGGCGATGCTGTACCCCAGCGGCCTCTCCTCCCCGGTCCTTTTCCCAACCGCTGCCCTGGACGACGCCCCAGCAGGAGTCCACTGGTATTCCCGCCTCCTCTACCACATTGGCCGCTGGGTATTGGATTCTGAGATGATACACCCACTGGGCATGGCCAGCTGA